A genomic segment from bacterium encodes:
- the sucB gene encoding dihydrolipoyllysine-residue succinyltransferase, producing ETAAGRSEERVRMTRIRQRIAERLLESQSTTASLTTFNDVDLSAVMELRKQYKEPFQKKYGISLGFMSFFIKASIEALKAFPSVNATIDGEEIVYRGYYDIGVAVSSDRGLVVPIIRDAQFLSFAETEQAVSDLAKRARDGKLTIEELTGGTFSISNGGVFGSLLSTPILNPPQSGILGMHRIEKRPIVVEDQIVIRPMMYLALTYDHRLIDGREAVSFLVRMKECLEDPRRILIEV from the coding sequence GAGACGGCCGCCGGGCGATCGGAGGAGCGCGTGCGCATGACGCGCATCCGCCAGCGCATCGCCGAACGCCTTCTGGAATCGCAAAGCACGACGGCGTCGCTGACCACGTTCAACGACGTGGACCTTTCCGCGGTGATGGAACTTCGGAAACAGTACAAGGAGCCATTCCAGAAGAAATACGGCATCAGCCTCGGGTTCATGTCGTTTTTCATCAAGGCGAGCATCGAGGCGCTCAAGGCTTTTCCCTCGGTGAACGCGACGATCGACGGCGAGGAGATCGTCTATCGCGGCTATTACGACATCGGCGTCGCGGTCAGCTCGGATCGCGGGCTGGTCGTTCCGATCATCCGCGACGCGCAATTCCTGTCGTTCGCCGAGACCGAGCAGGCCGTCTCCGATCTCGCGAAGCGCGCGCGCGACGGCAAGCTGACGATCGAGGAGCTTACCGGCGGCACGTTTTCCATTTCCAACGGAGGCGTGTTCGGCTCGCTTCTCTCCACGCCAATCCTGAACCCGCCGCAAAGCGGCATCCTCGGCATGCACCGAATCGAAAAGCGGCCGATCGTCGTGGAGGACCAGATCGTCATCCGGCCGATGATGTACCTGGCGCTGACCTACGATCACCGCCTGATCGACGGGCGCGAGGCCGTGAGCTTCCTTGTGCGCATGAAGGAATGCCTCGAAGATCCGCGCCGCATCCTGATCGAGGTCTGA
- the lpdA gene encoding dihydrolipoyl dehydrogenase yields the protein MADTFDLVVIGAGPGGYVAAIRAAQLGMNVACVEKDATLGGTCLNVGCIPSKALLESSELYHKTKKEFAAHGIEADTRLDLPRMMKRKEAIVGQLTKGVEGLFKKNKIERVSGAAQFVDARTVRAGDRTLTAKNIIVATGSVPASLPGITIDGINIVDSTGALAFGEAPRRLVVIGAGYIGLECASIWSRLGSEVTILEYLPRILPGMDSETAAQAQRIFKRQGLAIETGVRVAGAITDAAGVRVSAGGGEGETRTWEADKLLVAVGRKPNTEGLALDAAGVATDDKGRIAVNERCETNVAGIFAIGDAVRGPMLAHKASEEGVMVVERINGVAGHVNYSAIPGVVYTNPEIATVGRTEDDLKDAGIEYKKGSFPFAANGRAKALESKEGFVKILADAKTDRILGAHIIGPRAGDLIHELVLAMEFGASGEDVARTCHAHPTLAEVVKEAALALGDGPIHI from the coding sequence ATGGCCGACACTTTCGATCTTGTCGTCATCGGCGCGGGCCCCGGCGGATATGTCGCGGCCATCCGCGCCGCGCAGCTCGGTATGAACGTGGCGTGCGTCGAAAAGGACGCAACCCTGGGCGGAACGTGCCTGAACGTGGGGTGCATCCCGAGCAAGGCGCTTCTCGAATCCTCCGAGCTCTATCACAAGACGAAAAAGGAATTCGCGGCGCACGGGATCGAGGCCGACACGCGGCTTGACCTGCCCAGAATGATGAAACGCAAGGAAGCCATTGTCGGGCAGCTCACGAAGGGCGTCGAGGGGCTGTTCAAAAAGAACAAGATCGAGCGCGTTTCGGGCGCCGCGCAATTCGTCGATGCCAGGACTGTGCGCGCCGGCGACCGGACGCTGACGGCGAAAAACATCATCGTCGCCACCGGATCGGTGCCCGCGTCGTTGCCGGGCATCACGATCGACGGCATCAACATCGTCGATTCGACCGGCGCGCTGGCGTTTGGCGAGGCGCCGCGACGGCTCGTCGTCATCGGAGCGGGGTACATCGGCCTGGAGTGCGCGTCGATCTGGTCGCGGCTGGGCAGCGAGGTGACGATCCTCGAATACCTGCCGCGCATCCTGCCGGGCATGGATTCGGAGACCGCCGCGCAAGCGCAACGCATCTTCAAGCGGCAGGGGCTCGCGATCGAAACGGGCGTGCGCGTCGCGGGCGCGATCACGGATGCCGCGGGCGTGCGCGTGTCGGCCGGCGGCGGTGAAGGAGAAACGCGCACATGGGAGGCCGACAAGCTGCTCGTCGCGGTCGGGCGAAAGCCCAACACCGAGGGGCTTGCGCTCGACGCGGCGGGCGTCGCCACGGATGACAAGGGACGGATTGCCGTGAACGAGCGCTGCGAGACGAATGTCGCGGGGATCTTTGCGATCGGCGACGCGGTCCGCGGGCCGATGCTCGCGCACAAGGCGTCCGAGGAAGGCGTGATGGTCGTCGAGCGGATCAACGGCGTCGCCGGGCACGTGAACTACAGCGCGATCCCCGGCGTGGTTTATACCAATCCGGAGATCGCGACCGTCGGACGCACCGAGGACGATCTGAAAGACGCGGGCATCGAATACAAGAAGGGCTCGTTTCCATTCGCGGCGAACGGCCGCGCCAAGGCGCTGGAATCGAAAGAAGGCTTCGTCAAGATTCTCGCGGATGCGAAGACGGATCGCATTCTCGGCGCGCACATCATCGGGCCGCGCGCGGGCGACCTGATCCACGAGCTGGTCCTGGCGATGGAATTCGGCGCGTCCGGCGAGGATGTGGCACGCACCTGCCACGCGCATCCGACGCTCGCCGAGGTGGTGAAAGAGGCCGCGCTCGCGCTCGGCGACGGGCCGATCCACATCTGA
- a CDS encoding tetratricopeptide repeat protein: protein MTRPRSKVLIGLVLLLACVVAYANATKGQFVWDDINLIVYDYQIRDLSFVKSVFTRDFFGFQDNARKYGYYRPIVTLTYMLDFRLWGLNPAGYHITNIATHVLATIFLFLIFLRLFDGKAAAPFLAALLFAVHPIHTETVTWIAGRTDSICGMFFFGALLAYMIWAERFARMKGITRPGFPPAGPEESATQAGRRARWLFVSAASFAVALLSKEMAIMLPAVLVLYLVTFVTGLSWRRLLPFAWSLAVFIAVIAGYSLFRFAVIEFSTQAKDPWGAIPTLMSFFWTIAYYLMKMAWPLYQSGYIQNPLIQSAFNPKVIIALVALGGLIWWLWASWEKDRRMFFALGFLLISFGPLSNFIRISGPRDMGFMTAERFVYIPSAAFLLVVAIVLTRLAGGIAGLRADEKWGAACHRAGALAVAAVLMVTYTFLCIERNKDWHTNARFFNDALERAPNAPLLYMMLGNIYSITGEYEEAEATLKLAIEYLSPRDREEPTWIYSDLAGVYAKQGEYDKALEMMKLASRGHMHNSAVEFNLGEIYRMMGDPEKAREYYKRSLAIDRKNIKALEQLGFVLQQLGEWEESNRWYQALLKLVPRSPRVHTQIGRNYIMLREFPRAIEPLQTAMSLAGEDDADLHDLLGNAYLSMGRVQQGLDHIERAVAIRPDNAELRAGLGNALFAAERKREAHAELKKALEIDPVNVRALLGMGILASDQNHPDIAQRTFLKVLKLEPDNVKAMLSLGILAFNFEHPDAAAAWFDRVLKREPDNRVAIGYLAKLGRAPAPPAKPGA from the coding sequence ATGACGCGACCGCGGAGCAAAGTGCTGATCGGCCTTGTGCTCCTTCTCGCCTGCGTCGTCGCCTATGCCAACGCGACCAAGGGTCAGTTCGTCTGGGACGACATCAACCTCATCGTTTACGACTATCAGATCCGCGATCTGAGCTTCGTGAAGTCCGTCTTCACGCGGGATTTCTTCGGTTTTCAGGACAACGCCCGCAAATACGGCTACTACCGGCCGATCGTCACGCTGACATACATGCTCGATTTCCGGCTCTGGGGGCTGAACCCGGCCGGCTACCACATCACCAACATCGCCACGCACGTCCTGGCGACGATCTTCCTGTTCCTGATTTTCCTGCGCCTTTTCGACGGCAAGGCCGCCGCGCCGTTTCTGGCGGCTTTGCTTTTCGCGGTGCATCCGATTCATACGGAGACGGTCACCTGGATCGCCGGGCGCACGGATTCGATCTGCGGCATGTTCTTTTTCGGGGCGCTTTTGGCCTACATGATCTGGGCCGAGCGATTCGCCCGCATGAAAGGCATCACGCGGCCCGGATTCCCTCCGGCGGGGCCCGAGGAAAGCGCCACGCAAGCGGGGCGGCGCGCCCGCTGGCTTTTTGTGTCGGCCGCCAGTTTCGCGGTCGCGCTGCTGTCCAAGGAAATGGCCATCATGCTGCCGGCCGTCCTTGTCCTTTATCTGGTCACGTTCGTGACCGGCCTGTCCTGGCGGCGGCTGCTGCCGTTTGCGTGGAGCCTCGCGGTCTTCATCGCGGTCATCGCAGGCTACTCCCTGTTCCGCTTTGCGGTCATCGAATTCTCCACGCAGGCCAAGGACCCGTGGGGCGCGATCCCCACGCTGATGTCGTTTTTCTGGACGATCGCCTACTACCTCATGAAAATGGCCTGGCCGCTCTACCAGTCGGGCTACATCCAGAATCCGCTGATCCAGAGCGCATTCAATCCCAAGGTCATCATCGCGCTTGTCGCGCTCGGCGGACTCATCTGGTGGCTGTGGGCGTCCTGGGAGAAAGACCGGCGCATGTTCTTCGCGCTCGGCTTCCTTCTGATCTCATTCGGCCCGCTGTCGAACTTCATCCGCATTTCCGGCCCGCGCGACATGGGCTTCATGACGGCGGAACGATTCGTCTATATCCCGTCCGCGGCGTTTCTGCTCGTGGTCGCGATCGTGCTGACACGCCTTGCCGGCGGGATCGCAGGGCTGCGGGCGGACGAAAAATGGGGCGCGGCGTGTCACCGTGCCGGCGCGCTGGCGGTCGCGGCGGTGCTGATGGTGACGTACACCTTCCTTTGCATCGAGCGGAACAAGGACTGGCACACGAACGCGCGTTTTTTCAACGACGCGCTCGAGCGCGCGCCGAACGCGCCGCTGCTCTACATGATGCTCGGCAACATCTACAGCATCACCGGCGAATACGAGGAGGCGGAAGCGACGCTGAAGCTCGCGATCGAATACCTCTCCCCGCGCGACCGCGAGGAGCCGACGTGGATCTATTCGGACCTCGCCGGCGTGTATGCCAAGCAGGGCGAATACGACAAGGCGCTCGAGATGATGAAGCTCGCCAGTCGCGGGCACATGCACAACTCGGCGGTCGAATTCAATCTCGGCGAGATTTACCGGATGATGGGCGATCCGGAAAAGGCGCGGGAGTATTACAAGCGCTCGCTGGCGATCGACCGCAAGAACATCAAGGCCCTGGAGCAGCTCGGATTCGTGCTCCAGCAGCTCGGCGAGTGGGAGGAGTCGAACCGCTGGTATCAGGCGCTGCTCAAGCTCGTGCCGCGCAGCCCGCGCGTTCACACGCAGATCGGGCGCAATTACATCATGCTGCGCGAGTTCCCGCGCGCAATCGAACCGCTTCAGACGGCCATGAGCCTCGCCGGCGAGGACGACGCGGACCTGCACGACCTGCTGGGCAATGCCTACCTCAGCATGGGCCGCGTGCAGCAGGGGCTCGATCATATCGAGCGCGCGGTCGCCATAAGACCGGATAATGCGGAATTGCGCGCGGGGCTCGGAAACGCGCTGTTTGCCGCGGAGCGCAAGCGCGAGGCGCACGCCGAGTTGAAAAAAGCCCTCGAGATCGATCCGGTCAACGTTCGTGCGCTCCTTGGCATGGGGATATTGGCCTCGGACCAGAACCATCCGGATATCGCGCAGCGGACATTCCTCAAGGTTCTCAAACTGGAACCCGATAACGTCAAAGCCATGCTTTCGCTGGGGATTTTGGCGTTCAATTTCGAACACCCGGACGCCGCGGCGGCATGGTTCGATCGCGTCCTTAAGCGCGAGCCGGACAATCGCGTGGCGATCGGGTATCTGGCCAAGCTCGGCCGGGCTCCCGCGCCGCCGGCAAAGCCCGGCGCCTGA